A genomic stretch from Thermonema lapsum includes:
- a CDS encoding SDR family NAD(P)-dependent oxidoreductase yields the protein MFTIDLSTQTVLLTGAGRGIGRAIVDALLDAGAWVIAHYHRTPIDFEHPKLCTLSFNLNQIEEIPAFWNACLELQQQHRMPSIQGLVLNAAVALSAPLDMPYGQWLDAWQQTLRVNVTAAAALAKEVLAYFRLQRKGRFVWIASRAAFRGDTPEYWAYAASKSAMLGVSRSIARFHGKEGIRSFALAPGFTMTDMAQDFIDAYGEDYVKNDIALEHITQPRDVALWVPWLLSGHADHATGATIDVNAGSYIR from the coding sequence ATGTTTACCATAGATTTGTCCACACAAACAGTGCTGCTTACCGGTGCGGGGCGTGGCATCGGCAGGGCTATCGTGGATGCACTGCTTGATGCTGGTGCTTGGGTAATTGCTCACTACCACCGCACCCCCATTGACTTTGAACACCCCAAACTCTGTACCTTATCTTTTAACCTAAACCAGATAGAAGAAATCCCAGCTTTCTGGAATGCCTGTCTCGAGCTGCAGCAACAACACCGCATGCCTTCCATACAAGGGCTTGTGTTGAATGCTGCGGTGGCTTTGAGTGCCCCGCTGGACATGCCCTATGGGCAGTGGCTCGATGCTTGGCAGCAAACCTTGCGGGTGAATGTAACTGCAGCGGCTGCTTTGGCAAAAGAGGTTTTAGCCTATTTCCGTCTGCAGCGCAAAGGGCGTTTTGTGTGGATTGCTTCGCGTGCTGCTTTCCGTGGCGATACACCCGAATACTGGGCTTATGCAGCTTCTAAAAGCGCTATGTTGGGCGTGAGTCGCTCTATTGCCCGTTTTCATGGTAAAGAGGGCATACGCTCTTTTGCTTTGGCGCCTGGCTTCACCATGACCGACATGGCGCAAGACTTTATAGACGCCTATGGTGAAGATTATGTGAAAAACGACATTGCTTTGGAGCACATCACACAGCCGCGGGATGTGGCGCTGTGGGTGCCGTGGCTGCTTAGCGGTCATGCCGACCACGCCACCGGCGCCACCATCGACGTGAATGCAGGCAGTTATATTCGCTAA
- a CDS encoding DUF2214 family protein produces the protein MQAVIFANDDFTVMIYEYLLYKYLHFVAVFMIVAALGIEAFAVKAVMTRACLRRLALIDAIYGAGAILLLFAGMMLWWKVGKPAAYYSNNYLFLLKIGLFALMGVLSLYPTVFFIKQRKGAQEEEVVVPRALRWCVYMELLLLLVIPLLAVLMAQGIGYLVP, from the coding sequence ATGCAGGCAGTTATATTCGCTAATGATGACTTTACGGTGATGATATACGAATACTTACTTTACAAATACCTGCACTTTGTGGCAGTATTTATGATAGTGGCAGCCTTGGGCATAGAAGCTTTTGCGGTGAAAGCCGTCATGACACGTGCCTGTTTGCGCCGCTTGGCTCTTATAGATGCCATCTACGGCGCAGGTGCCATCTTATTGCTTTTTGCTGGCATGATGCTCTGGTGGAAGGTGGGCAAGCCGGCTGCCTATTACAGTAACAATTATTTGTTTCTGCTCAAAATAGGCTTGTTTGCGCTTATGGGGGTGCTTTCCTTATATCCCACCGTGTTTTTCATAAAACAGCGCAAAGGTGCACAAGAGGAGGAGGTTGTTGTTCCCCGAGCGCTGCGTTGGTGTGTTTATATGGAGCTGCTTCTTTTGTTGGTGATTCCTTTGCTGGCGGTGCTGATGGCGCAGGGCATTGGCTACCTTGTCCCATAA
- a CDS encoding cell division protein FtsX encodes MAVKEIKYKKKRLGSFPFLNVLLSVTIALFVLGLLGALILQAKRLAELVAQNIEVQVFLNSGVDEAERQKIEKIIAAKNYVDANSLRFISKEEAAKELIKELGEDFTEILGENPLKDSYALRIKSGFYDERKLKKIAEDLKKINGVFDVSYPQSIAAIINRNIATISFVLSSLALFLTITVVILIHSTIRLALFSQRLLIRSMQLVGATDAFVRRPFVRNAMLIGAVGGVLACALVYALLQYFIGQVPEIEMLMDYRLLGILGGSIVLFGALLCGFSCYHAVNKYLYSTLDELY; translated from the coding sequence ATGGCAGTAAAGGAAATAAAATACAAAAAGAAGCGCTTGGGAAGCTTTCCTTTCCTCAATGTGCTGTTGAGTGTTACCATTGCTCTTTTTGTTTTGGGGCTGCTGGGGGCACTTATTTTGCAGGCAAAACGCTTGGCTGAACTGGTAGCACAAAACATAGAGGTGCAGGTGTTTTTGAACAGTGGTGTGGATGAGGCAGAAAGGCAAAAAATAGAAAAAATCATTGCAGCAAAAAATTATGTAGATGCCAATAGCCTTCGTTTTATTTCCAAAGAAGAAGCTGCCAAAGAGCTTATCAAAGAGCTGGGGGAAGACTTTACGGAAATACTGGGCGAAAATCCACTGAAAGACTCCTATGCGCTTCGCATCAAGTCTGGCTTTTACGACGAGCGAAAGCTTAAAAAGATAGCCGAAGACCTCAAGAAAATAAACGGGGTATTTGACGTATCGTATCCACAGTCCATTGCTGCTATCATCAACCGTAATATTGCCACCATCAGTTTTGTACTCTCCTCGCTGGCGCTTTTTCTGACTATCACAGTAGTGATATTGATACACAGCACCATTCGTTTGGCTTTGTTTTCGCAGCGCTTGCTGATTCGCAGCATGCAACTGGTAGGCGCCACCGACGCCTTCGTACGCCGTCCTTTTGTGCGCAATGCCATGCTCATAGGGGCAGTAGGCGGAGTGCTTGCCTGCGCTTTGGTTTATGCCCTTTTGCAATATTTCATAGGTCAAGTGCCGGAAATAGAAATGCTCATGGATTATCGCCTCTTAGGGATTCTCGGGGGCAGCATTGTGCTTTTCGGTGCGCTCTTGTGTGGTTTCAGTTGTTATCATGCCGTAAACAAATACCTCTACAGCACTTTGGATGAGTTGTATTAA